The segment GGCCATTTTGGTACACCTCCTTTATTGCTTCGGGCCAGCATGACCCGAGGTTATCTTGCGGCCTCTTTGGCCGGGGCTGTGCTGCGGGCAGCTTCGGCGGCCTCTCGTCCGCTCTGCCTTGCCCGCCAGTATTCGGGGTGATACTGCCGGATGGACTGATTGAGTTTTTCTTCAAACTGTCCTTTGTCCTTAATGCGGTCAGGGATTTTCCACAGCTTTTTGTCCAGCAGCTCCCGGAGCACTACGCTTTCCTGTGCGTCCTCCTCATAGCAGATATAGCCCTTGTCCTTGAAGCCGCATTTTTTGGCCGCTGGGGAGAGAACAGCGGCTACCTCGTTTGCCACCATCGTTCCGCCGTGGCTGGCGGTAGATACCAGAAACGCCCCCGGACAGAGGGTTTCACAATTCTGCACCTCGCCCCACGGGGAGCTTTTCGGCGCATGGAACATTCCGCCCGTCCGGCTCCGGTCCGCCTGCATGAGCGCCGCCTTTTCCAAGATGGCTTTCAGTTCTGGGGAAAAATAGGCATATTCCCGAAGAACACGGGCAGCCTCCCCGCCGCAGGCGTTCATCAACAGGGTATAGGCGTCGCTGTCCGCTTTGGTACAGCGGCCCAGCAGTTTTCCGTCGTAATAGCAGGCCGCGTCATAGCCCGTCCGTTTGCGTGGCATGGTTCCCGCCTCCTTTCTGCTTCGTGCCAGCATGGCCCGAGGTCAACGCTCTGCACTGCGGCTGGGCTTTTCCTTCGGAGGCCGCTCTGCCTTTGCCTGTTCGGCAGCCGCTTTTCCGGCTTTGAGCTGGTCGCTGATGGACGCACGCCCCACAGAGCCGCGCTCCGCCATCTGTTCCAGCTTTGCCTCATAGGCTTGCAGAACAGCGGTGTTGAGCTGTTCTCGGAACTCCTTTGTGACAGGGTAGGCCATATCCCGGTAGCCGCCTTTGCCGTCCGGCTGGCTGGGCATCCCAAGAAAGAGGCCCTTGCTGCCCTGTACGATTTTCAGATTTTCCACCACAAAGCAGTCATTGAATTTCACGCTGGCAAAGCCCATCAGATTTTTCATAGGTTCGATGACCCGCACGCTTACATCCAGCTTCAACGGTGCGGCCGGGGTGGTGTTTGCAACCTTTTCCTGCATGGTTTCCTCCTTTCCGGCGGGAACAAGGTTCCCGTCCTTGTAGGCATAGCCTTCCGCCCGGAGTGCCGCCAGCGTGTCCGCCGATACGCACCCGGACAGTTTCAGATCGGTTTCCACCATAAAGCGCATGGTGTCTGCTTTAGAAAATTCTTCGGGGAACTTTCCGTAGAAAGCCGGGTGCGGCTGTCCGTCCGCACCCTGTTTGTAACGCCGGGGCATACCGCCTCCTTTCCGCTTCGGGTCAGCATGGCCCGAAGTCTCTTAATGGCAGCCGAAGATGGATTTTGCAAGACTGCCTGTTTTGAATAAGGTAAAACACAGCAACACCGTATATCCCACGCATCCCCAGATCGCCCCGATGGGGTCGCCGTCGGCGGCGATACTCTGGATCAGCACCGCATAGATGGCGACACAGACTAAGATCAATAGACCTTGAAAGCCCACCGCAAAGAGGGAGCGGAAATAGTTCTGCCCCATGTGTCCGATTTCCCTGTTGGGGACGGTGGCAAACGGGATAGGCGCTAAACTTGTGAGTAAATAAATTTCAATCATACGGCCATATACGATGACGAAGATCACGATGTTTAAGGCAATCATGGTAAGCTGGATCAGGAAGGATTGTAGCCAGAGTCCGAACAGAGGGCCTAACTCCATCGCTTCAAGTTCTGTCCGCAGACTGTCCAGCACATCCGGCGTGATCTCTGTCCCATTCTGGATAATGCCCGCTGACTGCTGTATCACATGCTGGCTCACATCAAAGACCGCCAGCACGATATTGAAGGTATTCGTCAGGATCATCACAGCCACAAAGGTTTTGAACACCCACTTAAAAAACATCCATGTGTCAACTTCATGTAGGTTGTTGCGTTCTATGAGCATCTGTATCAGTTCATAGGTCATAACAAAAGTGAGGATGACCCCGGCGATTGGCAGAATGGCAGTTTCGGAGATCTGTCGTATCATGGAAAAGACCCCGGCGTTCCAGTCCGCCGGGGTCGTGCCTACCTGTGTGGCGATTTCGCCAACGCTCTGATTGACGTTATCGAAAAGGCCGTCCAGATTTCCCATGATACCATCGACGAGCAGACCTTTCAGCCATTCAACGATTGCGTCGATGATAAAGTCCATACATCAGCTCCTTTTCTGGAAAAAGGGACAACGGGTGACATTTAGCTGAACAGCCCGGACAGCAGAGGGATAAGCTGAAGGCCGATCAGAACGACACCGCCGCCCGCCATGAGCTGCTTAATGCCCTGGCTTTTTGCTTATGTGTGATAAAGAAGTAATAGAAGTGTAAAAAATTTTGCCGTTCCTATCCGGCACTTAGCTCTTGTGTCGGATAGGTCGGGCGGTTATTCGGGCAAGTCCACCTTGCCAACAAAAGAATAATAAATCTCAATGTCCTGTCTGCGGGTCTTGTTCTCGTCATAGCTGCACTCATGCACAACGATTTTCTCTACAAACTCCCGCAGCAGAGTGGGGGTAAGTTCTTCAAAGCTGGTATGCCGCCGGACAACATTCATAAACTTTTCTGCGTTCACGGTGGCTTCCTGTGCTTTGGAAAGCTCCGCTTGGATAGCAGCGGCTCTTTCTTTCAGCTCCCGTTGCTCTGCTTCATAGTCTGCCGACAGTTCTGTGAAACGCTCGTCTGATATGCGCCCGGTCACGCTGTCCTCATACAGCCGCTTGAAAATAGCGGAAAGCTCACCGATACGCTTTTCAGCGGCTTCCAGTTCCTTTTTCTTAGCGGCGTTCCGGCGTTTGCCGCCGTCCTCGTTCTGCTCGATCAGCAGCTTCATAAACCGGGCTTCATGCTTTGCCGCATAGCTCGTCACTTTCCGCAGATTGGAGAGAACGCCCGCAGTCAAAAGGTCAGTGCGGATAAAATGCGCGGTGCAGTCATGGGTACGCTTCTTGTAATTCCCACAGATATAGCAGTCCTGTTTTCGCTTATCGGTCTGGTAACGCTGCTGATACATGACGCTGCCGCAGTCCGCGCAAAAGAGCATACCGGAAAATAAGCCCACTTCATCATAGCGGTTCGGACGCTTGCGCTGTTTGCGTAATTCCTGCACGCGCTCCCATGTCTGGGTGTCAATGATAGGCTCATGGTGGTTCTCGAAAATCGCCTGTTTCTCAATGGGATTTTCTACGCTGTGTTTGGTCTTGTAGGACGGTTTCTCCGTCTTGAAGTTCACCAGACAGCCCATGTACTCCCGGTTTTCAAGGATATGCACCACGGTATTTGTCGCCCATTTGCACTCATAGCCGGGGTGATAGCGGCGTGTGCTGCCCGTCCTGCGGTATTCCAGCGTTCCCGGCGTTGGGATTTCCTGCTCGGTCAGCATACGGGCTATCTTGGTCGGACCGTTCCCGGCAAGGCACAGACGGTATATCTGCTTGACTACGGGTGCGGCTTCCTCGTCAATGATGAAGTTTTCGTCCTCGTCCATGAGGTAGCCGTACACGGGTTTGCTCGTAACAGGCTTGCCACTCATGCCTTTTGACCGTTTTACAGCTTTAATTTTCTTGCTCGTATCTCTCACCAGCCATTCGTTGAAAATGTTCCGCAAAGGGGCAAAATCATTGTCGCCCTGTGCACTGTCCACTCCATCATTGATAGCGATGAAGCGGACACCTTTCTGTGGGAAAATCATTTCTGTGTACATTCCCACTTGTAGGTAGTTTCGCCCTAACCTCGACATATCCTTTACGATAACTGTCCCGACTTTTCCGGCTTCAATGTCTGCAAGCATGGCTTGAAAACCGGGTCTTTGAAAGTTCGCACCAGAATAACCGTCGTCCGTGTACCAGCGCAGATTGGAAAAGCCGTTCTGCTTTGCATAGGTTTCAAGGATACGCTTCTGATTGGAAATGGAATTGCTTTCGCCTTGCAGCTCGTC is part of the Faecalibacterium sp. HTF-F genome and harbors:
- a CDS encoding DUF7007 domain-containing protein is translated as MPRKRTGYDAACYYDGKLLGRCTKADSDAYTLLMNACGGEAARVLREYAYFSPELKAILEKAALMQADRSRTGGMFHAPKSSPWGEVQNCETLCPGAFLVSTASHGGTMVANEVAAVLSPAAKKCGFKDKGYICYEEDAQESVVLRELLDKKLWKIPDRIKDKGQFEEKLNQSIRQYHPEYWRARQSGREAAEAARSTAPAKEAAR
- a CDS encoding septation protein SpoVG family protein, whose product is MPRRYKQGADGQPHPAFYGKFPEEFSKADTMRFMVETDLKLSGCVSADTLAALRAEGYAYKDGNLVPAGKEETMQEKVANTTPAAPLKLDVSVRVIEPMKNLMGFASVKFNDCFVVENLKIVQGSKGLFLGMPSQPDGKGGYRDMAYPVTKEFREQLNTAVLQAYEAKLEQMAERGSVGRASISDQLKAGKAAAEQAKAERPPKEKPSRSAER
- a CDS encoding VirB6/TrbL-like conjugal transfer protein, CD1112 family: MDFIIDAIVEWLKGLLVDGIMGNLDGLFDNVNQSVGEIATQVGTTPADWNAGVFSMIRQISETAILPIAGVILTFVMTYELIQMLIERNNLHEVDTWMFFKWVFKTFVAVMILTNTFNIVLAVFDVSQHVIQQSAGIIQNGTEITPDVLDSLRTELEAMELGPLFGLWLQSFLIQLTMIALNIVIFVIVYGRMIEIYLLTSLAPIPFATVPNREIGHMGQNYFRSLFAVGFQGLLILVCVAIYAVLIQSIAADGDPIGAIWGCVGYTVLLCFTLFKTGSLAKSIFGCH
- a CDS encoding recombinase family protein, with the protein product MLRQTNQQPITALYPRLSHEDELQGESNSISNQKRILETYAKQNGFSNLRWYTDDGYSGANFQRPGFQAMLADIEAGKVGTVIVKDMSRLGRNYLQVGMYTEMIFPQKGVRFIAINDGVDSAQGDNDFAPLRNIFNEWLVRDTSKKIKAVKRSKGMSGKPVTSKPVYGYLMDEDENFIIDEEAAPVVKQIYRLCLAGNGPTKIARMLTEQEIPTPGTLEYRRTGSTRRYHPGYECKWATNTVVHILENREYMGCLVNFKTEKPSYKTKHSVENPIEKQAIFENHHEPIIDTQTWERVQELRKQRKRPNRYDEVGLFSGMLFCADCGSVMYQQRYQTDKRKQDCYICGNYKKRTHDCTAHFIRTDLLTAGVLSNLRKVTSYAAKHEARFMKLLIEQNEDGGKRRNAAKKKELEAAEKRIGELSAIFKRLYEDSVTGRISDERFTELSADYEAEQRELKERAAAIQAELSKAQEATVNAEKFMNVVRRHTSFEELTPTLLREFVEKIVVHECSYDENKTRRQDIEIYYSFVGKVDLPE